GCATCAGTTTGGCGTGCTGGACCAGCCCAACGCCCGCAAGGTCCATGTCAAACCGACGCCGCTCCTGGGCGGTGTCGCCATCTACATCGCGTTTGTGCTGGCGTTGCTCTTCCTCGGCGACCTCTTCTATGTCAACCAGGTCATCGGCATCTTCATCGGCGCGTCGTTCGTCTCTTTCCTGGGCCTGGTGGATGACAGCCGCGGGCTGCGCCCGCTCATCAAACTGGGCGGCCAGGTGGTGGCCGCGTTGATCCTGGTGCTCTCTGGTGTGACCGCCGACGTCTTCCCTGGCGACGGCCTGGACATCGCCCTGACCGTCGTTTGGGTAGTTGGTATCACCAACGCCATGAACCTGCTCGACAACATGGACGGGCTGTCCGGCGGTCTGGCGGCCATCGCGGCCGCGTTCTTCATGGTGCTGGCCAGCCTGAGCCGCCAGTACCTGGTTGGCGCGCTGGCCGCCGCGCTCTTGGGCGCGTGCATCGGCTTTCTGCGCTACAACTTCAACCCGGCCAGCATCTTCATGGGCGATAGCGGCAGCCTTTTCCTGGGCTTCGTCCTGGCCGCAACCGCCATCAAGCTGCGTTTCCCCAGCAATGTTGTTTTTGTCACCTGGATGGTTCCGGTGCTGGTGTTGGGACTGCCCATCTTTGACACCACGCTGGTCTTCGTCTCACGCCTGCGGCGCGGCCTCAACCCGTTGACCACGCCCGGCAAGGATCACATCTCCCATCGCCTGGTGCGGCTGATGCACGGCTCACGGCGGGAGGCGGTGTTGACCTGTTATCTGTTGGCCGGCGCCTTCGGCCTGATCGCCATCTTCCTCACGCAGGCGGCGGTCGCCGAAGCCTATGCTGTGGCCCTGGCTGTGCTTGGCATCTGTCTGTGGGCGCTTTGGCGCCTGGAACAGGTGCCGGTCAGCGACCCACCGGCGCCCTAAGGCGCCCATTCACATCAAAACCGCGTGCGGCGCCTTCGAAGCGCCGCGCCTGGTTGAGTTTCCGCAGACAGGCGCCGCGGCGCCTGAGATTTTCAAGGAGAAGTTAGTTCATGCAGATTCATCGTCGTATGCAGACCGCCCTGTCGCTAACCCTGGTTGGCGTCCTGTTGGCCGTTCTACTAGCCGCATGCAGCGGAGTTCCAGCGCCTGACATCACGGTCGCGACCCCGACCGGCCCCGCCATTGCGACCCAGCCCGCGCCGCTGACTCCGGTGCTGCCACCGGTGGATGGCGGCACGCCTGCGGTCCCGCCGGTTCCGTCCCAGCAGTGGACCGTGGCCCCGGCCATGACCATTGATCCCACCAAGCTCTACTTTGCCACCTTCAAGACGGCCAAGGGCGATATCAAGGTTGAACTGTTCGCCAAGACCGCGCCCATCACGGTCAACAACTTCGTCTTTCTGTCCAAAGAGGGCTTCTACGATGACACCACCTTCCATCGTGTGATCGCGGACTTCATGGCGCAGGGCGGCGATCCCACCGGCGCCGGCACCGGTGGCCCCGGCTATCAATTCGAAGACGAGATTGACATCTCCAAGCAGTTCGATGAGGCCGGCTATCTGGCCATGGCCAACGCCGGCCCCAACACCAACGGCAGCCAGTTCTTCATCACCACCGCGGCAACCCCCTGGCTCAACGGCGCGCACACGATCTTCGGCAAGGTCGTCGAAGGCATGGATGTGGTCAAATCGCTCACGCTGCGCGACCCGCAGCAGGATGCCGCCACCCCGGGCGATGCCCTGGTGACCGTGGAGATCAGCGAGGGCGCGGTCAGCCTGCTGCCGCCGCCCACCGCCACCCCCACGCCCTACCCACCGGTCATGGAGAACGGGCGCCCGTTAGCCAAGAAGGCCGTGGCCGACCGCGAGAAGCTGTACAACTCCGCGCCCGCCCTGCTGATTGACAAGGCCAAGAAGTACAGCGCCACCATCAAGACCTCCAAGGGCGACATCGAGGTTGAACTGTTTGCCGACAGCGCCCCGCAGAGCGTCAACAGCTTCGTGCTGCTGTCCAAACTGGGCTACTACGACGAATTCCCGATCAACTTCACGCAGCCGGGCGCGTTCGTGCTCACCGGTTCGCCGGCCGGCCAACCGGCCAGTGATGTGGGCTACACCCTCCCGCTGGAGGCATCCACCACGGTCACGCACACCCTGGGTGTCATGGGTCTTTACTACCTGGCTGACAAGAAAGGCTCAAGCGGCAGTCAGTTCTACTTTGCCCTGGGCGACCTGCCGGAGTATGACGGTCAGTTCAGCGTGATGGGTAGGATCACCAAAGGCACCGATGTCGCGATCGCGCTGACGATGGAAGACAAGATCGTCATGATCGAGATTACTGAGAAGTAAAGGATCGCAACCAAAGAAACCCGGTTTCTCCCAGGAACCGGGTTTCTTTCAGAATTGGGGAGTCACTATGACAGCCGGCAACCAGCCTCCGCACGGCGATGCGGCTGCGGCGCCCTCGCGTTGGCGACGCTGGACGCCGCGCGTGCTGGCGCTGCTGCTGGCTCTGGCAATCAGCATCACCATCTTCGCCCTGCGTGATCGCATCGCACAGATCGGCGCCTATGGCTACCCCGGTGTCTTCCTCATCAGTGTGCTCGCCAGCGCCACCATCGTCCTCCCGGCGCCTAGTCTGGCCGTTGTCTTTGCCCTCGGCAGTTCACTCAATCCTGTGCTGGTCGGCCTCGCGGCCGGGTTGGGCGAGGCGCTGGGCGAGTTGGTCGGCTACCTGGCCGGCTACAGCGGCAGCGCCGTCATCGAGGACCGCGCACGCTATGCCCAATTGGAGCGCCTGGAGCGTCGCTATGGCGTATGGGTCATCTTCATACTCTCGGTGATCCCCAATCCGTTTTTCGACCTGGCGGGCATCGCCGCAGGTATGTTGAAGTTTTCAGTTCTACGTTTCTTTATCGCCTGCTGGCTGGGCAAGACGATCAAGACCATCCTGGTGGCCCTGGCCGGCGCCGGCGCCTGGGGCGCTGTCACCCAGTGGCTGCGCTGAAAGTGGGAACTGCTGGGCCTGCATTTCAGCCCTGGAGCCAGCCCACGCAGGTGGGCTTCGCAGCCGTTGCAGCGACTTGCAGTCGCCGGGCCTGCGGTGCTAAAATGGCCGCAGAAGGCCTTTTGCCTCTGGTTTGTGGTCAGAATGTCACCCTGGCCGGCGCCCAAGCGCGCACAATAGGGTTCAATCTGTGCGGCAACGGCAAACGTGGCAATTAATCTGTTCGATTAGGAAGAAGGACGTATGACGAGCGAAGCGCCCGATTTCTCATTTTCTTCATTTTCTTCATTTCCCTCATTTCCCTCATTTTCTTCATTACCCAAGACCTACGATTTCAAGGCCACCGAAGAACGCCTCTATGCCTGGTGGGAGAGCAGCGGCTGGTTCAAGCCTGAAAACGCGCCCCAGCCCGACGGCGAACCGTTTGTGATTTCAATCCCGCCACCCAATGTGACCGGTGAACTGCACCAGGGCCATGCCCTCTTTGTCACCCTGGAAGACCTGATGATCCGCTATGCCCGCATGTCTGGCAAGGCGGCCTTGTGGGTCCCTGGCACCGACCATGCCGGTATTGCCACCCAATTGCAGGTGGAGCGCAAACTGCGCAGCGAAGGCACGAGTCGTCAGGAAATCGGCCGCCAGCGCTTCGTGCAGGCCTGTTGGGACTGGAAAGCCAAATACCACGGTCGCATCACCGGTCAACTGCGCCGCCTGGGCGCCAGTTGCGACTGGGAACGTGAACGCTTCACCATGGATGAGGGACTCAACGCGGCCGTGCGCGAAGCCTTCGTCCGCCTCTACCGCATGGGCCTGATCTACCAGGCCGAATACCTGGTCAACTGGTCGCCGGGCTTGCAGACCGCGGTGTCAGACGTTGAAGTGGAGTACAGCGAAGAACAGGGTACGCTCTACTACTTCAAGTACCCTATTGCCGACGCGCACCTGGACGACGGCCCTGGCATCGGTTACATCCCCGTCGCCACCACGCGGCCGGAGACTATTTTGGGCGACAGCGCGGTGGCCGTGCATCCAGAGGATGAACGTTACCGCCACCTGATCGGCGCCACCTGCCTGGTGCCCATGCTCAAGCGCACCATCCCCGTGATTCATGACACCTACGTGGATCGCGAATTCGGCACCGGCGCGCTCAAGATCACTCCCGGCCATGATGTGAACGACTTCAACATCGGCCAACGCCACGGCTTGCAGATCATCAATGTCATGAACAGGGATGCGACCCTCAACGAGAATGGCGGCCCTTATGCCGGCCTGGACCGGTTCGAGTGCCGCAAACGCCTGTGGGCCGACATGCAAGCCGCGGGGCTGACGATCAAGGCCGAACCCTACACCATGCAGGTGCCCCGCTCGCAGCGCGGCGGTGAGGTGATCGAGCCGCTGGTCAGCAAACAGTGGTTTGTCAACACCAGGGCCATGGCCGAGTTGAGCCTGGCCGCGGTGCGCAGCGGCCGCATCCAGATTGTGCCGGAGCGCTTCAACAAGGTCTTCTACCACTGGATGGAGAACCTGCGCCCCTGGTGCATCAGCCGCCAGCTTTGGTGGGGGCACCGCATTCCCATCTGGTATGGTCCGGACGGGCAGCCATTCTGTGCGCGTGATGCGCAGGGCGCGGCCGCGCTCGCCCGTCGCCACTACGGCTACCCGGTTGACCTGACGCAGGACGAGGATGTGCTCGACACCTGGTTCAGCTCCGGCCTGTGGCCCTTCAGCACCCTGGGCTGGCCCGCGGACACCGATGACCTGCGCCGTTTCTATCCCACCGCGGTGCTGGAGACCGGGTATGACATCCTGTTCTTCTGGGTGGCGCGCATGATGATGATGGGCCTGCTGTTGACCAACGAAGTGCCCTTCACCACGGTCTATCTGCACGGCTTGGTGCGCGATGAGATCGGCCGTAAAATGTCCAAGACCTTCGGCAACGTGATTGATCCCATCGAAGTGATGGATGAGATGGGCACCGACGCCTTGCGCTTCACCCTGCTGACCGCCTCCTCGCCCGGCAACGACATGAACCTGAGCATCGAGCGCGTGCGTGGCAACCGCAACTTTGCCAACAAGATCTGGAACGCGGCCCGCTTTGTGCTCAGTAACCTGGAACGCCTTCCCGCCAGCGCGCTGTCCGTCGCGCCGCAAACCACGCTGGCGCAGCGCTGGATTCGTGGCCGCCTGCAGATGGTGGTTGCCGAGGCAACGCGCCTTTTTGAATCGTACCAATATGGCGAGGCCGGGCGTCAGGCCTACGATTTCCTGTGGGGCGACTACTGCGACTGGTACATCGAGATCGCCAAGAATGAACTGAACGATCCCGCGACCGCGCTCAGCGCCGGGCGCACCCTGCTGGATGTGCTGGAAAACGCCCTGCGCCTGCTGCACCCATTCATTCCCTTCGTCACCGAGGAGATTTGGCAGCATCTGCGCACCTTCAGCCTGCAGCAACCGGCCTTTGGGCTGACGGCCTGGCCTCCTGCGCTGATCGTGCAGGCGTGGCCGCAGGCCGACCCGGCGCAGATGGATGCCGCGGCCGCCGATCACTTTGCGCACTTGCAAGAGGTGGTGCGCGCCATCCGCAACGCGCGGGCCGAGGCCGGGGTGGAGCCGGGCCGGCGCGTCACCGCGCTCCTGGCCGCCGGCGAGTTCAACGAACTGTTCAGCGCGCAGCGCGACGTGTTAGTCAACCTGGCGCGCTTGCAGGCCGACACGTTGGTGATTGCGCCCACTCTACCCGTCCCCGCGCAGGCCGTCACCCTGGTGGCCGGCGGCATCACCTGCTACCTGCCGTTGGCGGGCCTGGTTGACCTGGGCGCCGAACGGGCGCGCCTGCAGGCGGAGTTGGAACAGGTGATGGTCAATGTCGAGCGTGTGGAGCGTACCCTGGCGAACAGCGGCTTTGTCAGCCGCGCCCCGGCCGACGTGGTGGCGCGTGAGCGCGCCCGCCTGGCCGAATTACAGCAGCAGCAGGCCAGCCTCACCGCCCGCCTCGCAGCCTGGGCCTCGTAGGTCCGGCCTCCTGGCCGGACGACATGGTCAGAGCGGAACGATGAAACCAGACGAAAAACGTAACTGCTCACCCTGCAGGCAGATTTGGACAGGATGAACAGGATGTACAGGATTCTTGCTCTGTGGTGTGCAAAACTATCGGCACGAGAGCTCGAATATCCTGTCAATCCTGTGAATCCTGTCTGAATTCCAGGCAGACCCAGCAGTTACCGAAAAACACGAAGGGTCAGGTGTATCGAAGTTGGGTGTCATCGTCCAGGTGAAGGCGGCTGGCGTCGCGGGCGCTCAGGAATGAGTTAACCGTCATTTCGAGCAATACCAGCACAAATGACACTTATTTAATTCTCATCCTCAGCACATCAAAACCACGCTGG
The DNA window shown above is from Candidatus Amarolinea dominans and carries:
- a CDS encoding valine--tRNA ligase; translation: MTSEAPDFSFSSFSSFPSFPSFSSLPKTYDFKATEERLYAWWESSGWFKPENAPQPDGEPFVISIPPPNVTGELHQGHALFVTLEDLMIRYARMSGKAALWVPGTDHAGIATQLQVERKLRSEGTSRQEIGRQRFVQACWDWKAKYHGRITGQLRRLGASCDWERERFTMDEGLNAAVREAFVRLYRMGLIYQAEYLVNWSPGLQTAVSDVEVEYSEEQGTLYYFKYPIADAHLDDGPGIGYIPVATTRPETILGDSAVAVHPEDERYRHLIGATCLVPMLKRTIPVIHDTYVDREFGTGALKITPGHDVNDFNIGQRHGLQIINVMNRDATLNENGGPYAGLDRFECRKRLWADMQAAGLTIKAEPYTMQVPRSQRGGEVIEPLVSKQWFVNTRAMAELSLAAVRSGRIQIVPERFNKVFYHWMENLRPWCISRQLWWGHRIPIWYGPDGQPFCARDAQGAAALARRHYGYPVDLTQDEDVLDTWFSSGLWPFSTLGWPADTDDLRRFYPTAVLETGYDILFFWVARMMMMGLLLTNEVPFTTVYLHGLVRDEIGRKMSKTFGNVIDPIEVMDEMGTDALRFTLLTASSPGNDMNLSIERVRGNRNFANKIWNAARFVLSNLERLPASALSVAPQTTLAQRWIRGRLQMVVAEATRLFESYQYGEAGRQAYDFLWGDYCDWYIEIAKNELNDPATALSAGRTLLDVLENALRLLHPFIPFVTEEIWQHLRTFSLQQPAFGLTAWPPALIVQAWPQADPAQMDAAAADHFAHLQEVVRAIRNARAEAGVEPGRRVTALLAAGEFNELFSAQRDVLVNLARLQADTLVIAPTLPVPAQAVTLVAGGITCYLPLAGLVDLGAERARLQAELEQVMVNVERVERTLANSGFVSRAPADVVARERARLAELQQQQASLTARLAAWAS
- a CDS encoding VTT domain-containing protein — encoded protein: MTAGNQPPHGDAAAAPSRWRRWTPRVLALLLALAISITIFALRDRIAQIGAYGYPGVFLISVLASATIVLPAPSLAVVFALGSSLNPVLVGLAAGLGEALGELVGYLAGYSGSAVIEDRARYAQLERLERRYGVWVIFILSVIPNPFFDLAGIAAGMLKFSVLRFFIACWLGKTIKTILVALAGAGAWGAVTQWLR
- a CDS encoding peptidylprolyl isomerase, whose amino-acid sequence is MQIHRRMQTALSLTLVGVLLAVLLAACSGVPAPDITVATPTGPAIATQPAPLTPVLPPVDGGTPAVPPVPSQQWTVAPAMTIDPTKLYFATFKTAKGDIKVELFAKTAPITVNNFVFLSKEGFYDDTTFHRVIADFMAQGGDPTGAGTGGPGYQFEDEIDISKQFDEAGYLAMANAGPNTNGSQFFITTAATPWLNGAHTIFGKVVEGMDVVKSLTLRDPQQDAATPGDALVTVEISEGAVSLLPPPTATPTPYPPVMENGRPLAKKAVADREKLYNSAPALLIDKAKKYSATIKTSKGDIEVELFADSAPQSVNSFVLLSKLGYYDEFPINFTQPGAFVLTGSPAGQPASDVGYTLPLEASTTVTHTLGVMGLYYLADKKGSSGSQFYFALGDLPEYDGQFSVMGRITKGTDVAIALTMEDKIVMIEITEK
- a CDS encoding undecaprenyl/decaprenyl-phosphate alpha-N-acetylglucosaminyl 1-phosphate transferase is translated as MTREILIVAAALVLALGITPVARRMAHQFGVLDQPNARKVHVKPTPLLGGVAIYIAFVLALLFLGDLFYVNQVIGIFIGASFVSFLGLVDDSRGLRPLIKLGGQVVAALILVLSGVTADVFPGDGLDIALTVVWVVGITNAMNLLDNMDGLSGGLAAIAAAFFMVLASLSRQYLVGALAAALLGACIGFLRYNFNPASIFMGDSGSLFLGFVLAATAIKLRFPSNVVFVTWMVPVLVLGLPIFDTTLVFVSRLRRGLNPLTTPGKDHISHRLVRLMHGSRREAVLTCYLLAGAFGLIAIFLTQAAVAEAYAVALAVLGICLWALWRLEQVPVSDPPAP